In the genome of Hyphobacterium sp. CCMP332, one region contains:
- the murD gene encoding UDP-N-acetylmuramoyl-L-alanine--D-glutamate ligase, whose amino-acid sequence MTKRITILGAGESGIGSAILAKKLGYNVFVSDKGSISKEYKNELLELELDFEENQHSDFQILESEIIVKSPGIPENVAIVQKAKEKGIEIISEPEFASRHYNGEIIAITGTNGKTTTTLLTYHLLKEAGLNVGLAGNVGISFARQVATEVFDIYVLEISSFQLDGVVDFKPNIAVLLNITPDHLDRYDGVLQNYINSKFRLIKNLDRASHFIYNFDDDIIKSNYKEGQQFFNWPISLKEDNKAAFIVNEKKIGFDCHGGYHLDLRESPLIGKHNVYNTMAAFIAARLCGLNWEVIERGLKSFKNAEHRLEEVAVIDGIKFINDSKATNVDSTFYALEGLSAPIIWIAGGVDKGNDYKVLKPFTEKVKALLCLGLKNSKLKTAFKSKIDKIEEFDNVNKVVKRAYKMAKNGDTVLLSPACASFDLFKNYIDRGDQFKKAVHELRKKELSAK is encoded by the coding sequence ATGACGAAGAGAATTACCATATTGGGCGCAGGTGAAAGCGGAATTGGTTCAGCAATTTTAGCCAAAAAACTGGGCTATAATGTTTTCGTATCGGATAAAGGAAGCATTTCTAAAGAATACAAAAATGAGCTTTTGGAATTGGAATTGGATTTTGAGGAAAATCAACATTCTGATTTTCAAATTCTTGAAAGTGAGATTATAGTAAAAAGCCCGGGTATTCCTGAAAATGTGGCAATTGTACAAAAGGCCAAAGAAAAAGGAATAGAAATTATCTCAGAGCCCGAATTTGCCAGCAGGCATTACAATGGAGAAATTATAGCAATCACAGGAACAAATGGCAAGACAACTACAACACTACTCACTTATCACCTTTTAAAAGAAGCAGGTCTCAATGTCGGATTGGCCGGCAATGTTGGAATAAGTTTCGCAAGACAAGTGGCCACAGAAGTGTTTGACATTTATGTCCTTGAGATAAGCAGTTTTCAACTTGATGGAGTTGTGGATTTTAAACCAAATATCGCCGTCTTGTTGAACATTACACCGGATCATCTCGATCGCTACGATGGCGTATTGCAAAACTATATCAACTCAAAATTCAGACTCATTAAAAACCTGGATCGCGCAAGTCATTTCATTTACAATTTTGATGATGATATAATCAAGTCAAATTACAAGGAAGGCCAACAATTTTTCAACTGGCCGATAAGTCTGAAAGAAGATAACAAAGCTGCTTTTATAGTAAATGAAAAGAAAATCGGATTTGATTGTCATGGAGGTTATCATTTGGATCTGCGTGAATCGCCATTGATTGGAAAGCACAATGTCTATAATACCATGGCCGCATTTATTGCCGCTCGTCTTTGCGGATTGAATTGGGAAGTCATAGAAAGGGGATTAAAATCATTTAAAAACGCAGAACACCGACTGGAGGAAGTGGCGGTTATTGATGGTATTAAATTTATTAATGACTCAAAAGCAACCAATGTAGACTCTACTTTTTATGCGCTTGAAGGACTTTCAGCTCCGATAATATGGATTGCCGGTGGGGTAGACAAAGGCAATGATTATAAGGTATTAAAGCCCTTTACTGAAAAAGTCAAGGCGCTACTTTGCCTTGGTCTTAAAAATTCAAAATTGAAAACGGCATTTAAATCCAAAATTGACAAAATCGAAGAATTTGACAATGTAAATAAAGTAGTGAAAAGGGCTTATAAAATGGCTAAAAACGGTGATACTGTATTGTTATCGCCGGCCTGTGCAAGCTTTGATCTTTTCAAAAATTATATAGACAGGGGGGATCAGTTTAAAAAAGCGGTTCATGAACTAAGAAAAAAAGAATTGAGCGCAAAATGA
- a CDS encoding phospho-N-acetylmuramoyl-pentapeptide-transferase — protein sequence MLYHLFDYIEQNFNLPGAGLFQFISFRAFMAAMGSLLIAMFFGKSLIGVLRRKQVGESIRDLGLEGQIEKKGTPTMGGIIIIMAIVLPSILFAKLDNIYILLLLLSTVFMGMIGFIDDYIKVFQKNKEGLSGKFKVIGQVTLGLIVALVMFYNDSVVVREYINDIGEVVSFSESTDYRDIKSSITTIPFVKHNQLNYCNILGFSADWACLIYIPLVIVVITAVSNGANITDGLDGLAAGTSAIIGLTLAILAYVSGNAIFADYLDIMFIPHSGELVVFCAAFVGACVGFLWYNSHPAQVFMGDTGSLALGGIIATLALVIRKELLIPILCGIFLVENLSVIIQVFYFKYTRNKYGEGRRIFKMAPLHHHYQKMEMHESKIVSRFWIAGILLAILTLATLKLR from the coding sequence GTGCTTTATCATCTATTTGACTATATCGAGCAAAATTTTAACCTTCCGGGAGCCGGTCTCTTCCAGTTTATCTCCTTCAGAGCCTTTATGGCTGCTATGGGTTCATTGCTGATCGCGATGTTTTTTGGTAAGAGCCTTATAGGTGTATTGAGAAGAAAACAAGTAGGAGAATCCATACGTGATCTGGGTTTGGAAGGTCAGATTGAAAAGAAAGGTACACCAACCATGGGTGGAATAATTATCATCATGGCCATCGTTTTACCTTCCATTCTCTTTGCCAAGCTCGACAATATCTACATCCTGCTTTTATTGCTTTCAACGGTATTTATGGGGATGATTGGATTTATAGATGATTACATCAAAGTTTTCCAAAAAAACAAAGAAGGCCTTTCCGGAAAATTCAAGGTCATTGGACAGGTCACCCTCGGGTTAATCGTAGCACTTGTAATGTTTTACAACGATTCGGTAGTGGTTCGAGAATATATCAATGACATCGGTGAAGTGGTGTCTTTTTCTGAATCTACAGATTACAGAGATATCAAATCGAGTATCACGACCATTCCATTTGTAAAGCATAACCAATTAAATTATTGCAATATTCTGGGCTTCAGTGCAGATTGGGCATGTTTGATTTATATTCCCTTAGTGATTGTTGTAATTACCGCCGTTTCCAATGGCGCCAATATCACTGATGGACTGGACGGATTGGCAGCGGGAACTTCTGCCATTATTGGCTTGACTTTGGCCATTTTGGCCTATGTTTCGGGTAATGCCATATTCGCTGATTACCTGGATATTATGTTTATTCCTCACAGTGGTGAACTGGTAGTATTTTGTGCTGCTTTTGTTGGAGCTTGTGTTGGATTTCTTTGGTACAACTCACATCCCGCCCAGGTATTTATGGGAGATACGGGAAGTCTGGCGCTTGGAGGAATAATAGCAACCCTCGCTCTTGTAATTAGAAAAGAATTATTGATTCCAATTCTATGCGGAATTTTCCTTGTAGAAAATTTATCAGTGATTATTCAGGTCTTTTATTTCAAATACACCAGAAATAAATACGGAGAAGGACGCAGAATATTTAAAATGGCGCCTCTGCACCATCATTATCAGAAAATGGAAATGCATGAATCCAAAATCGTATCGCGATTCTGGATAGCAGGAATTCTGTTGGCAATTTTAACACTCGCAACCCTTAAGCTCAGATAA
- a CDS encoding UDP-N-acetylmuramoyl-L-alanyl-D-glutamate--2,6-diaminopimelate ligase, producing MKASLKDILYKVSLVGISGDTSVGIDGLTLDSRKVKKGFLFAALKGTQSDGHDFIQKAIANGAIAILCEDMPEKLSENTTYIQVNSASKALAIVASNYFGKPSSKLKLVAVTGTNGKTTCASLSYQLFRSLGYNAGLLSTIKILINEEEIEATHTTPDVIRINELMAEMVKKGCTHCFMEASSHALVQDRTFGLDIDIAVFTNISRDHLDYHKTFDAYIEAKKILFDNLSTKSVALINKDDKRGMVMVQNSRADVKTFSLQRMADFKAKILSNTFQGLELDIDGQVVWFGLIGDFNAYNLLCIYAIAVLLEEQPEDILENLSSLNNVEGRFERLISEEGIFAIVDYAHTPDALENVLNTIKKVRNGNEMVITVIGCGGNRDKGKRPIMANIACKLSDKVIFTSDNPRDEDPMLIINEMEKGVSPTDLRKTLKQVDRFEAIKTAYSLAEKGDIILVAGKGHETYQEIKGIRNHFDDRESLKQIFELNKSRN from the coding sequence TTGAAAGCAAGTTTAAAAGACATATTGTACAAAGTTTCCCTTGTTGGAATATCAGGAGATACATCTGTCGGGATTGACGGTCTTACGCTAGATTCCAGAAAGGTTAAAAAAGGATTTCTTTTTGCCGCTTTAAAAGGAACACAAAGTGATGGACATGATTTTATCCAAAAAGCTATCGCCAATGGAGCCATTGCAATTCTTTGCGAGGATATGCCTGAAAAACTCTCGGAAAATACCACATATATCCAGGTTAATTCAGCTTCCAAAGCACTGGCAATTGTAGCCTCGAATTATTTTGGAAAGCCTTCTTCAAAACTAAAGCTGGTTGCTGTTACCGGCACCAACGGAAAAACTACCTGTGCTTCATTATCCTATCAATTATTCAGGAGTCTCGGATACAATGCGGGCTTACTATCCACGATCAAAATTCTAATTAATGAAGAAGAAATAGAGGCGACCCATACCACGCCGGATGTCATTAGAATAAATGAATTAATGGCTGAAATGGTTAAAAAAGGCTGCACACATTGTTTTATGGAAGCGAGTTCTCATGCACTCGTACAGGATAGAACTTTTGGCCTGGATATCGATATAGCTGTTTTTACAAATATTTCAAGAGATCACCTCGATTATCACAAGACTTTCGATGCCTACATAGAAGCCAAGAAAATTTTATTTGACAATCTCTCAACAAAAAGCGTTGCACTGATCAATAAAGATGATAAACGCGGAATGGTAATGGTTCAGAATTCCAGAGCGGATGTCAAAACTTTCAGTCTTCAAAGGATGGCTGATTTCAAAGCCAAAATTCTGTCCAATACATTCCAGGGATTAGAATTGGATATTGACGGACAGGTGGTATGGTTTGGACTTATCGGTGACTTCAATGCCTATAATTTACTTTGTATTTACGCCATTGCTGTACTTCTTGAAGAACAACCCGAAGATATTCTTGAAAACTTATCAAGTCTGAATAATGTAGAGGGTCGTTTTGAACGATTGATTTCCGAGGAAGGAATTTTTGCAATCGTAGATTATGCGCATACACCGGATGCCCTGGAAAATGTGTTAAATACCATTAAAAAGGTTCGAAACGGAAATGAAATGGTGATTACAGTGATTGGCTGCGGTGGCAATCGCGACAAGGGGAAACGGCCAATTATGGCCAATATCGCCTGTAAATTATCCGATAAGGTAATTTTTACTTCTGATAATCCACGTGATGAAGACCCTATGCTCATCATCAATGAAATGGAAAAAGGTGTGAGCCCGACTGATCTTAGAAAAACATTAAAACAAGTCGATCGATTTGAAGCCATTAAAACAGCATACAGCCTCGCAGAAAAAGGCGATATCATTTTGGTGGCCGGTAAAGGGCATGAAACCTATCAGGAAATAAAGGGTATTCGAAATCATTTCGATGACAGGGAAAGCTTAAAACAAATTTTTGAATTGAATAAAAGCAGAAACTAG
- a CDS encoding transpeptidase family protein, producing the protein MNIKKSILLRARVAFIMVALFAFAIMFRILHIQIKDGQKWKKISAKNAVQYKTIKATRGNIYSDNGSLLATSLPFYKVAIDPTVIEVEIFNQKIDSLSILLANYFKGGTALDYKKRITNARLKNRQYLLLSRKLINYQDKKMMSKWPVFRNGRLKGGAIFQKVDQRFKPFDYLGERTIGYINENNKGAGLEYSFNKLLAGQNGEALFRKMSGGSWKPVFDGNDIKVKHGLDIKTTIDINIQDVAEASLMYHLEQHGADKGCVILMEVKTGEIKAMANLQKLKSGRYGETYNFAVGNQGLTEPGSTIKLASMMALLEEGALSISDSIETGNGIYSFFDNAKPMTDAKEGGYGKLTVREAFEKSSNIGISRLVYDHFMNDPQRFIDYLHQFGLSKPLGFQIIGEGVPRIKTPEDQSWSGISLPWMSIGYELELAPIHTLAFYNAVANDGKLIQPIIVKQALRADRVIENYSSKTIRKKICSDETLKKLRTLLEGVVENGTAKNIKHADYKIAGKTGTAQKLKDGKYVKQYYTSFAGYFPAENPKYSCIVIIDNPKGFRRYATDVAAPVFKEIADKIYSLDIQMHEEMEEENNLTPGYFPVIQAGYQADLQFLLNRLGVSNHGSTDQEWVQAKAVQNSIKWKERKIIEGLVPDVYGMTLRDAIYLLENRGMRVRFEGKGRVKSQSIKAGKKAIDGSVIELKLG; encoded by the coding sequence GTGAATATTAAAAAATCCATATTGCTAAGAGCTCGTGTTGCCTTTATAATGGTAGCACTTTTTGCATTTGCGATCATGTTCAGAATTCTGCACATACAGATTAAGGACGGTCAAAAGTGGAAAAAGATCTCTGCCAAAAATGCGGTGCAATACAAAACCATCAAGGCTACCAGAGGAAACATTTATTCGGACAATGGCAGCCTGCTTGCTACTTCTTTGCCTTTTTATAAAGTTGCCATAGACCCAACTGTAATTGAAGTTGAAATCTTCAATCAAAAAATAGATTCGCTTTCCATCTTACTCGCCAATTATTTCAAAGGTGGAACAGCGCTCGACTACAAAAAAAGAATCACCAATGCGCGACTGAAAAACCGTCAATACCTTTTGCTCAGCAGAAAACTGATCAATTATCAGGATAAAAAAATGATGTCGAAATGGCCTGTTTTCCGAAATGGAAGGCTCAAAGGCGGGGCCATATTCCAAAAAGTAGATCAGCGCTTTAAACCTTTTGATTATTTGGGTGAAAGAACCATCGGATACATCAATGAAAATAATAAAGGTGCCGGACTGGAATACAGTTTTAACAAATTACTGGCCGGCCAAAACGGTGAGGCTCTTTTCAGAAAAATGTCGGGAGGGAGTTGGAAACCTGTTTTTGACGGGAATGATATTAAAGTAAAACACGGTTTGGACATCAAAACTACCATAGATATCAATATCCAGGATGTGGCTGAAGCCAGTTTAATGTATCATTTAGAACAACACGGCGCCGATAAGGGCTGTGTCATCCTGATGGAGGTAAAAACAGGGGAAATCAAAGCCATGGCCAATCTTCAAAAACTTAAAAGTGGCCGATACGGGGAGACCTACAATTTTGCTGTGGGAAATCAGGGATTGACCGAACCCGGCTCAACCATTAAGCTCGCTTCCATGATGGCCCTTCTCGAAGAAGGTGCATTATCCATAAGCGATAGCATTGAAACCGGAAATGGTATTTATTCATTTTTTGACAATGCCAAACCAATGACCGATGCAAAAGAAGGCGGTTATGGGAAACTCACAGTAAGAGAGGCATTTGAGAAATCGTCTAATATTGGAATTTCGAGATTAGTTTATGATCATTTCATGAATGATCCACAACGCTTTATAGATTATCTCCATCAGTTTGGTTTATCCAAACCACTCGGATTTCAAATCATAGGTGAGGGCGTACCGAGAATAAAAACTCCCGAAGATCAAAGCTGGTCGGGAATTTCTCTTCCCTGGATGTCAATTGGTTATGAACTGGAGCTGGCACCCATTCACACACTGGCTTTTTACAATGCCGTAGCTAACGATGGCAAATTGATTCAGCCTATAATCGTAAAACAGGCTTTAAGGGCAGACAGGGTCATTGAAAACTATTCTTCAAAAACCATCCGAAAGAAAATTTGCTCTGATGAAACGCTAAAAAAATTGCGCACACTACTCGAAGGCGTGGTAGAAAATGGAACAGCCAAAAACATTAAACATGCAGACTACAAAATTGCCGGAAAAACGGGGACAGCACAGAAATTGAAAGACGGAAAATATGTGAAACAGTATTATACCTCATTCGCAGGTTATTTTCCTGCAGAAAACCCCAAATATAGCTGTATTGTCATCATAGATAATCCAAAAGGATTTAGAAGGTATGCAACTGATGTGGCTGCTCCGGTATTTAAAGAAATTGCCGATAAGATATATTCTCTGGACATTCAAATGCACGAAGAGATGGAAGAAGAAAACAATTTGACACCCGGGTATTTCCCGGTAATTCAAGCGGGCTACCAGGCTGATTTGCAGTTTTTGCTCAACAGATTGGGTGTTTCAAATCACGGATCCACAGATCAGGAATGGGTACAGGCAAAAGCAGTTCAAAACTCCATTAAATGGAAGGAGAGAAAGATAATTGAGGGACTTGTACCGGATGTGTATGGCATGACTCTCCGCGATGCCATTTATCTATTGGAAAACCGTGGTATGCGAGTTCGATTTGAGGGAAAAGGCAGGGTAAAAAGCCAAAGTATAAAAGCAGGAAAAAAAGCAATTGATGGAAGTGTAATTGAATTGAAACTAGGTTGA
- the rsmH gene encoding 16S rRNA (cytosine(1402)-N(4))-methyltransferase RsmH: MEYHQPVMLRECVEGLQCGGGGTFVDVTFGGGGHSKAILEEMDGGRLYGFDQDSDAKKNASEIEDTRFTFVDANFQHLKKYLRLYKVKEVDGILADLGVSSHQFDVADRGFSFRFPEAELDMRMDAKAGNSAAEILNSYEFNDLRRILREYGELNNAHRIAKAIVDARGEKEIKTVSDLLSIIDPICPIKKQNKYRAQVFQALRMEVNSEIDSLKELLIQSEEVLVSGGRMVVMSYHSLEDRLVKNFFRKGKFEGEDEKDLYGNVLKPMDEVNRRPIIPGDKEIEMNPRARSAKLRIAKKR; this comes from the coding sequence ATGGAATATCATCAGCCAGTCATGCTCCGTGAATGTGTCGAAGGACTGCAGTGCGGCGGCGGCGGCACCTTTGTAGACGTAACTTTCGGTGGTGGTGGTCATAGCAAAGCCATTCTTGAAGAAATGGATGGGGGTAGACTCTATGGTTTTGATCAGGATTCTGATGCTAAAAAGAATGCTTCTGAAATCGAGGATACTCGTTTCACTTTCGTGGACGCCAATTTTCAGCATCTTAAAAAATACCTAAGACTTTATAAAGTGAAAGAAGTAGATGGCATCCTAGCCGACCTCGGCGTATCAAGCCATCAATTTGATGTAGCAGACCGGGGATTTTCATTTCGGTTTCCTGAAGCAGAACTGGATATGCGAATGGATGCAAAGGCCGGCAATTCCGCGGCTGAAATTCTTAACAGCTATGAGTTCAACGATTTAAGGAGAATCCTAAGAGAATATGGTGAACTCAATAATGCGCATAGAATTGCAAAAGCCATTGTTGATGCCCGTGGTGAAAAAGAAATTAAAACAGTTTCGGACTTATTATCAATTATCGACCCGATATGTCCGATAAAAAAACAAAATAAATACCGCGCTCAGGTTTTTCAGGCCTTGCGAATGGAAGTGAATTCTGAAATAGACAGTTTAAAAGAATTATTGATCCAATCCGAAGAAGTATTGGTTTCCGGTGGCCGTATGGTTGTAATGTCCTATCACTCGCTGGAAGATCGATTGGTTAAGAATTTTTTCCGCAAAGGAAAATTTGAGGGCGAAGATGAGAAAGATCTTTATGGCAATGTGCTGAAACCCATGGATGAGGTCAACAGAAGACCAATAATACCGGGTGATAAAGAAATAGAAATGAATCCCAGAGCGCGAAGCGCAAAACTGAGAATCGCTAAAAAAAGATAA
- the mraZ gene encoding division/cell wall cluster transcriptional repressor MraZ, with protein MVYFASEYEVKIDAKGRVVLPAKVKANLPQESGTNIVLSRGFEPCLVLRPQSEFFKILEKLQGLNQFDAANRNFQRKMLSGSTDMELDSNGRFLIPKTMMAYAQLEKQAIIVGMGDRVEIWNPKVYDRFLNDDPEEFARMAQEIFAEDPDKNSESLK; from the coding sequence ATGGTTTATTTTGCAAGTGAATATGAAGTAAAGATCGATGCCAAAGGCAGAGTGGTTCTCCCCGCAAAGGTGAAAGCCAATCTTCCTCAGGAATCCGGCACTAACATTGTGCTGTCGCGCGGTTTTGAACCTTGCCTGGTGCTTCGCCCACAATCAGAATTCTTTAAAATACTCGAAAAACTACAGGGGCTGAATCAATTTGATGCAGCTAACAGAAACTTTCAAAGGAAAATGCTCAGTGGTTCTACCGATATGGAATTGGACTCCAATGGGCGCTTTCTTATTCCAAAAACCATGATGGCCTATGCACAGCTTGAAAAACAAGCAATAATCGTCGGTATGGGCGACCGTGTGGAAATATGGAATCCTAAAGTATACGACCGCTTCCTCAACGACGACCCCGAGGAATTTGCACGTATGGCACAGGAAATATTTGCCGAAGATCCCGATAAAAACTCTGAAAGTCTGAAATAA
- a CDS encoding ABC-F family ATP-binding cassette domain-containing protein codes for MNYLSVDRISKSFGERILFENVSMGLSKGDKMALIAPNGAGKSTLLKILAGKESADSGEVAYRQNLKVSFLNQDPEFKGHLKLSEFIKSAHSDTLRLIEAYHKAAEKQAEDPSPEEQKEFENLSHEMEEKNAWDYDRQLKSLINLFGLDDLEMEISALSGGQKKRLALAMLLLDNPDLIVLDEPTNHLDIEMIEWLEEYLSASHITLLMVTHDRYFLDRVCNQILELEDQKVYIHKGNYSYYLEKKASREEAQAAEVAKAKQLMKKELDWIRRMPKARGTKAKYRIYAFEATKNKAKSGKKEVDFNLEAKMQRLGGKILELKKVSKAFDDLQILNDFTYTFKKGERIGVVGPNGVGKSTFLNLIAGELEAESGKIIPGQTLSIGYYTQRGIRFKEEDKMIDIITKIAEVIEMADGSKVSASQFLNMFHFPPKQQQTPVSKLSGGEKRRLYLLTVIIKNPNFLILDEPTNDLDILTLNRLEEFLLNFKGCLLMVSHDRYFMDKLVDHLFVFEGEGKVRDFNGTYSDYREDLLERKENEEKAKAEKKVENAGVKAKDSEKSKKKRSYKEQIEFEALEKEIENLEVEKADLETRLSSGIEDYEKITKISERIAEIMDLLDEKMMRWMELDDLN; via the coding sequence ATGAATTATTTGTCGGTTGATCGTATTTCAAAAAGTTTTGGCGAGCGCATTCTTTTTGAGAATGTGAGTATGGGCTTGAGCAAAGGCGATAAAATGGCACTGATCGCCCCCAATGGTGCAGGGAAATCAACCTTGTTAAAAATTTTAGCCGGAAAAGAGAGCGCCGATAGCGGGGAAGTGGCCTATCGTCAGAATTTAAAGGTATCCTTTCTCAATCAGGATCCGGAATTCAAAGGACATCTGAAATTGTCTGAATTTATAAAATCTGCTCATTCTGATACGTTGAGACTCATCGAGGCCTATCACAAAGCAGCCGAAAAACAGGCTGAAGACCCAAGTCCCGAAGAACAAAAAGAGTTTGAGAATTTATCCCATGAAATGGAGGAAAAAAATGCCTGGGATTACGATCGACAATTAAAATCACTGATCAATCTATTTGGATTGGATGATCTTGAAATGGAAATTTCTGCATTATCAGGAGGGCAAAAGAAAAGATTGGCTCTCGCTATGCTTTTACTTGATAATCCCGATCTGATAGTTCTGGATGAACCGACCAACCATTTGGATATAGAAATGATCGAATGGCTGGAAGAGTATTTATCGGCATCGCACATTACCCTCTTGATGGTTACTCACGACCGCTATTTCCTCGACAGGGTTTGCAATCAGATTTTGGAGCTCGAAGATCAAAAAGTCTATATCCACAAGGGTAATTATTCCTATTACCTGGAAAAGAAGGCATCGAGAGAAGAAGCGCAGGCTGCAGAAGTGGCTAAAGCCAAACAACTGATGAAAAAGGAACTGGACTGGATCCGTAGAATGCCAAAAGCACGTGGTACCAAGGCCAAATACAGAATCTATGCATTTGAGGCGACAAAAAACAAAGCCAAATCCGGTAAGAAAGAAGTGGACTTCAATCTCGAAGCCAAAATGCAAAGACTGGGAGGCAAAATTCTGGAATTGAAAAAAGTCTCCAAAGCATTTGATGATCTACAGATACTGAATGACTTCACCTACACCTTCAAAAAAGGAGAAAGGATTGGTGTGGTCGGGCCAAATGGAGTAGGGAAAAGTACATTTCTCAATTTGATAGCAGGAGAGCTGGAGGCAGAGTCCGGAAAAATCATTCCGGGACAGACACTCAGCATCGGCTATTATACCCAGAGAGGCATCCGCTTTAAAGAAGAAGATAAGATGATTGACATCATCACCAAAATTGCTGAAGTCATAGAAATGGCAGATGGAAGCAAAGTGTCCGCTTCGCAATTCCTGAATATGTTTCATTTTCCACCAAAACAACAGCAGACGCCTGTCAGCAAATTAAGTGGGGGAGAAAAAAGACGTTTGTATTTGCTTACCGTAATAATTAAAAATCCAAACTTTTTGATTCTCGATGAGCCCACCAATGATCTGGATATTTTAACATTGAACAGGCTTGAAGAATTTCTTCTCAATTTTAAGGGTTGTCTTTTGATGGTTTCTCACGACAGGTACTTTATGGATAAGCTGGTCGATCATTTATTTGTATTTGAGGGAGAAGGCAAAGTCAGAGACTTTAATGGTACCTATAGCGATTACCGAGAAGATTTACTCGAGAGAAAGGAAAATGAAGAAAAGGCCAAAGCAGAAAAAAAAGTAGAAAATGCCGGCGTAAAAGCTAAGGATTCTGAGAAATCAAAAAAGAAACGCAGTTATAAGGAGCAGATTGAATTTGAGGCTTTGGAGAAAGAAATTGAAAATCTGGAAGTGGAAAAAGCGGACCTGGAAACCAGGTTATCGTCAGGAATAGAGGATTATGAAAAGATCACCAAAATATCCGAGCGCATTGCTGAAATCATGGATTTATTGGACGAAAAAATGATGCGCTGGATGGAATTGGATGACCTGAATTAG
- a CDS encoding polysaccharide biosynthesis protein produces the protein MLKSQKERIISKILERDRSIFISELQKNKDQLLDKLKDASILVIGGAGTIGSHYVLELLRYPVQKICIVDRDENSLTKLSRQIKAKNRYDTKLDFVSLDFGSPIFKKFYEENKAFDYIANFAALKHVRTESDLNSTLSILENNVQNQIRLLELLMNKPPKNYFSVSTDKANKPVSIMGASKKLMENILSSYQDKVHISSARFPNVLFSNGSLLEGYEHLYNQQKPLPCPLNIKRYFISGYEAAHICIAAQFLSQSGELLVPKFEQHRHLLSFEHTVKIFLEVLGFKAKYFRDLDEAMNYHIEDEFYPVYLSNTNTSGEKEEESFYSDEEELINNKFNMLGIVKMQKNNLDTENLSLDIHRIMKEASSKDELVNFLKVHVKDFEHSEKGKSLYSKY, from the coding sequence ATGCTCAAATCACAGAAAGAAAGAATCATAAGTAAAATTCTGGAAAGAGACCGAAGTATTTTTATAAGTGAACTTCAAAAAAACAAAGATCAACTTCTTGATAAATTAAAAGATGCATCAATTCTTGTCATAGGTGGAGCGGGCACAATAGGATCTCACTATGTATTGGAATTGCTCCGCTATCCGGTTCAAAAAATATGCATCGTGGATCGCGATGAAAATTCATTGACCAAGCTTTCAAGACAGATCAAAGCAAAAAACAGGTATGACACCAAATTGGATTTTGTATCTCTGGATTTTGGCAGTCCGATATTTAAAAAATTTTATGAGGAAAATAAGGCCTTTGATTACATCGCAAACTTTGCTGCTCTAAAACACGTGCGTACCGAAAGTGATTTAAACAGCACGCTTTCTATTCTTGAAAACAATGTCCAAAATCAGATTAGGCTTTTGGAATTGTTAATGAATAAGCCACCAAAAAATTACTTTTCCGTATCGACCGACAAGGCAAATAAACCCGTTAGCATAATGGGTGCAAGTAAAAAGTTGATGGAAAATATTCTCTCTTCTTATCAGGATAAAGTGCATATCAGCAGTGCGAGATTCCCAAATGTGCTTTTTTCAAATGGAAGTCTTTTGGAAGGCTATGAACATTTGTATAATCAGCAAAAACCTCTTCCATGCCCCTTAAATATCAAACGCTATTTTATTTCCGGTTATGAAGCCGCTCATATTTGTATTGCAGCTCAATTTCTAAGCCAAAGTGGTGAGTTATTAGTGCCAAAATTTGAGCAACATCGTCACCTTTTAAGTTTTGAACATACGGTTAAAATATTCCTCGAAGTACTGGGCTTTAAAGCCAAATATTTTCGCGATCTGGATGAAGCCATGAATTATCATATTGAAGATGAATTTTATCCTGTATACTTAAGTAATACGAACACAAGCGGAGAAAAAGAAGAGGAAAGTTTTTATTCTGACGAAGAAGAACTCATCAACAATAAATTTAATATGCTGGGCATTGTTAAAATGCAAAAAAACAATCTGGATACTGAGAACTTATCATTGGATATTCACCGGATTATGAAGGAGGCAAGCAGCAAAGATGAATTGGTAAATTTTCTAAAGGTCCATGTTAAGGATTTTGAACACTCGGAAAAGGGGAAAAGCCTTTACTCTAAATACTAA